Sequence from the Cucumis sativus cultivar 9930 chromosome 1, Cucumber_9930_V3, whole genome shotgun sequence genome:
GACAATTCAGACTGTGTTGGCAAATGATTTGTTGACAGACGACAGTTTTGTGGTAGAGATCATATCCCCTACTTGTGTAATCAAAACCACTGCTCCTTTGATGTGATATAcataaagtatataaaatctacatgtattttctttgtttggttTATTGCTTTAGAAAACATCCCTGAAATCTTAGAgcaatttcaaagttttttataaagttactttttttctttagccTTCAAAACGTGGCTTTGAAAAGTGgctttaaaaatggtttttgaAGAAGTAAATAAgcttaacttttaaaaagtagaaacaTCATCTGACGAGttctttgtcatttttgttGGTTATTTTGAGACCATTGTGCTCTCTTTATTCGTGGAACatcaattttccatttttcatactTGGATTTATGAACCATGTAGTTTTCAAAGACAGCTGGACAAATAAAAGAAGCTATCTCTGATCTTCCAGTCGCAACGAAGGAGGATGATTCTGAGGAAGCTGAAGCACTTAAAGGTCATGAAGAGAGCACAGATGATGAACAtctgaaaaagaagaatgctGCTCCagctgaaaagaaaaaccaggAAGAATCCGATCCATTTGGTCTAGATGCTTTTCTGCCTGGTTCATTAAAGAAAGGTGAGAGAGCAAAGGTAAAAAATGATGTGGTATCCAAGACTAGGAATGATGAAGAAGTGGAGGCCAAGAATTTTCTCAAAGCACAAAGAGGTGCCCTGATTAGCTGTTTAGAAATTGCTGCTCATCGGTACAGAATTCCATGGTACAAAATCTGCACTGTCTAGAATGACAGTTCCTTgcattgtttttaaaactgGAATGTGAAACTGACTTGCAATTTCTCTTGTTAGGTGTCAAACTGTCATTGATATCTTAGTGAAGCATGCCTTTGACAATGTTACAAGGTTCACATTGCAGCAGCGGGATGCAATTGGGAAATTGTGGGCTTCAGTAAGGGAACAACAAAATCGTAGGAAACAAGGGAAATCAGTGTCGGGTAAACTTGATGTAAATGGATTTGAATGGCTTCAACAAAAATATGCCAATGAGAAGATCAGCATTCGACATTCTGTTGGGGGTAGCGGCGATCGAAAAGCACAACAGTGGCTTGGTTGACAAATCAGCGTTCCCTTAAGTGGGGTTTACTTGATGTTCGctcataacaaaaaaaaagtgcatTGATTGTATTGTTGAAAGTTCTATGTACATGAGTATTTAGATATAGGATCACAATCTGGAATCTTATCTTACCAATAACCCATACAAGAACAATATCCTTCACTGAAGTGGTGAAATCGGTTTCTATCTCTAACTATTATTGTTCGTCCATAGATTTTTGATAATAGCTTCGTTGCAGCATGACAATCATCACAAATCCTCAAATTCTTAACGATTCGGATGGGTGTACCAGGAGCTGTGCTTATGAGTCCAAATGCTGTAGCAAGTTTCTCGCTATGGTAACTGAGTGCAGATTCCTTCTCTTCCTCATCTATGTTTAACAAAACTGCTGCTGTGTTCGGTGTGTATCCCGACTCTCTCAATTTGATGCACATTTCGGTCACCATTTCATATacttttgtagtttgtgtgCATGCCTTGTCTCCAGATTTGAAGTGGTGAACTGAACCACTTACTTCAATCCAGCTGAGGCCTGGTTCTTTCTTCATTCCTGAATGGCTCATTGCTTCTCTAACGCTTGTTACATCATTCCATCGCTTTGCTGATGCATAGATGTTTGACTTAAGAACACTATACCCACAGTTTTGTGGATCCAATTCAAGAATCTTTCTTGCAGCCACCTCCCCCAAGGCCAGATTCTTATGCAGCTTACATGCAGCAAGCAGAGCACCCCATATAATTGTGTTAGGCCTCATGGGCATGTTTTCAATGATGTTGTGAGCTTCGTCGAGATGTCCAGCTCGACCAAGAAGATCCACCAAGCATCCATAGTGCTCCATCTTTGGAACAATTCCAAAGTCGTGAaccattttgttgaaatacttttttccttctactACCAATCCGGAATGACTACAAGCATGGAAAATGGAAACGAATGTGATATCATTAGGTTCAACACCATGGCTCTCCATCTCTGAAAAGAGTTCCAAAGCTTCTTTTCCACAACCATGCATCGAGAATCCAGCCATCATTGTGTTCCACATGCGAATGTCCCGTTGCATAGCTTCATTGAACAGGCTACGAGCAATTGTTACATCTCCACATTTTGCATACATGTTGATTAAAGCTGTTTCTAGAATGACATCTACTTCAAGACCATGACGGTTTATGTATGCATGAGTCCACTTGCCAAGGTCAAGGGCTCCAGCCTCTGCACACAAAGAAAGAAGGCTAACCATTGTCACGTTGTTTGGTTTCACGTCATTGTTCAACATCTCGACGAAGAGGTTAAAAACTTGATCCATGCAACTCACATGTGCATAAGCCGATATTAAAACACTCCAAATCTTGACATCTTTTTTCTTGACACCGTTGAAAAGAGCTCTTGCATATCCAACTTGCCCACACTTTCCATACATGTCTATGAGAGCAGTGACCAAAGCCAAAGACATACCAAACCCATTTCTTAAGAGATACGCATGAAACCATTTGCCCAAATCCAAGGTTCCCACGAAACCACATTCAGTAATCAAACTTAGTAGTGTAATCTCATTGGGGAATAATTTTTCTTCGAGCATTCTattaaagttctttgcccCTTCATCTAATCTGCAACTGCGAATACAACCTGCTATCATCACCGTCCATGAGACAACACTTCTTTTAGATAACCTGTCAAAAAGCCTCTGTGCTGATGCTAAACATCCACCTTTGCAATACATATCGATCAATGCAGTAGTCATTGAAACTTCCATCTTCTCATCACCAACATTTCTCACGATGTAACCATGAACAGCCCTCCCCGATTTCATATCCAAGAGATTTCCAAATACAGCAATCAAGCTAATCAAAGCAACACCACTGAGCTTCACTCCCACAAACTGCATCTCCCGTACGAGTCGAAGCGCTTCACCAAAAGCTTTGCTCCGTACATAGCACCCAAGCATAGTAGTCCAAGAGACAACATCTCTTTCGGGCATTTGATCAAACACCAAGCGAGCAGAAACCAAGCACCCACATTTCTCATACATGTTCATAAGAGCGTTGCACACAAAAACGTCTGAAGCAAAGCCGTTCTTTTGGGCGAAACCGTGGAGTTCCCTGCCTAAATCCCCAGAGGAAGCTTGGGCACAAGCTTTGAGAAGTGAAGGGAGAATGAAGTTGTCAAGTGCAGCAGCATCGTTTGAACGCATATGGAGGTAGCAGTTGAAAGAAGCTTGCGGGAGGTGGTTGTTGGTGTAAGATGAAATGAGGAGATTGTAATTGGCTTCAGGGGTGAAGTGGGATTGAGAGAAGAAAGGGTGAGGATTATGAAATTGGGTTTTGATGAAATGGGCATGGAGTTGGTGGGTTTGTTGGAGATTCAAATGGGAATGGCCGGAGCAGCCAGAGAAGGAAGGGGAGCACAGAATTAGTTGATTCATTTACGACCTTTGCCTTTACATCTCCACATCTTTACTAGAAAtatctttatttcttctacaaacaattaattaaataacataaattcttttttttttttcaaattaaaatctgTATTCGactcatttttattcaattttcttttcaatgtaTAATATTTAGGctcaaacatatataagtTAGATAATTTgataagaattaaataatcaaagaCTTAAACGATCCTCAAAAACTTTTGTAGATTGTTCAAAACGTAGTCGGAGACATGCTTCTTATAAGAGTCATCCTGAAGATAATTGTTCTTTTTGCACAAGTTTATAAGCAAACTTCAGTGATTGTTTTAGAAGAATACAACAACTAACTCTGGTAGAATTAACTAAAACCTCGAACAGAACTTTTGGATACTTGCTCTTAACTCAACTcaaaaacaaaggaaagaaataaagaaatgtcaagactctttaatttgaaatgagatactacaaatgaaaaaacaagttgtttttttataggatAGCAACTTAATAActctaaaaaatacaaaaacaaaatcaaataaataatacaattgaaacatttatcaaatttaattcaatttagttgtttttcttttactaaaattGAATAGTTAACTTTCGCGTGTTAAGTTTGCatccttttattttgatgatttcaAATACAATTTCAAGTTTCgaataaatgaatttaatctACCCAACTAAATCCATTTTAGACTTGAATCTTCCTAAGTGACTCTTCATTGAACTTACTGAAGAAATAGTGAGACCAAAAGTTGGAACTATCCTCTCTTTCTTTGATGAATTGAAACTGATTTACATGCTGTTGTGTCTATTTGAGTTCTAGACAAAATCTTGAATTCACACGAACTTTAAAGAACACAAGTCATTTGAAAAGTTCTCACaagtaatattaattaagagtATTTTTTCATTACATTGGTTAGGTTATCACCACATAACTCATTTCATAGAATTTAgcttcatttatatttatgtatttatgaCTTGCTCTCTTGACAATCTTTTCGTACAAAGATTTGCaaaattctcttttaattttgacatactcaaaagaaaaatatttcattacatAACAATTTGTCTTATTGAATTACACATGTTTCTAATATGTCGTGACTTGTCATTATAGACATTATTCTTGGTTCTCATAGAAGCCATTAAATTGtcataatatatacatattgcACTTACAGACTTTGGTTACAATAAAACATTCTCAAGAAATTAACACACAACATTAccctaattaaacaaaactaggtaaaaaaaaaaacatacattcGTAGCTTCCCGATCCTTATAAGTTCCTCA
This genomic interval carries:
- the LOC101212234 gene encoding uncharacterized protein LOC101212234; this encodes MAENLFEGLPPPISATNLSPETQLPDAPTNQIRPSDPSTNPAPVIKSALKRPKTAQEPNSAATAPAPGKRLRFKTTTDASETQVLEAMQKIASHIKNPTKFGKAAKLAIQLIQAGSVKPATSDCFFTILEAAMSMSSSTPCTDASVRGDYHALFSAAQSTMECLNRKQKNQLTTWTIQTVLANDLLTDDSFVFSKTAGQIKEAISDLPVATKEDDSEEAEALKGHEESTDDEHLKKKNAAPAEKKNQEESDPFGLDAFLPGSLKKGERAKVKNDVVSKTRNDEEVEAKNFLKAQRGALISCLEIAAHRYRIPWCQTVIDILVKHAFDNVTRFTLQQRDAIGKLWASVREQQNRRKQGKSVSGKLDVNGFEWLQQKYANEKISIRHSVGGSGDRKAQQWLG
- the LOC105436355 gene encoding pentatricopeptide repeat-containing protein At3g26782, mitochondrial — its product is MNQLILCSPSFSGCSGHSHLNLQQTHQLHAHFIKTQFHNPHPFFSQSHFTPEANYNLLISSYTNNHLPQASFNCYLHMRSNDAAALDNFILPSLLKACAQASSGDLGRELHGFAQKNGFASDVFVCNALMNMYEKCGCLVSARLVFDQMPERDVVSWTTMLGCYVRSKAFGEALRLVREMQFVGVKLSGVALISLIAVFGNLLDMKSGRAVHGYIVRNVGDEKMEVSMTTALIDMYCKGGCLASAQRLFDRLSKRSVVSWTVMIAGCIRSCRLDEGAKNFNRMLEEKLFPNEITLLSLITECGFVGTLDLGKWFHAYLLRNGFGMSLALVTALIDMYGKCGQVGYARALFNGVKKKDVKIWSVLISAYAHVSCMDQVFNLFVEMLNNDVKPNNVTMVSLLSLCAEAGALDLGKWTHAYINRHGLEVDVILETALINMYAKCGDVTIARSLFNEAMQRDIRMWNTMMAGFSMHGCGKEALELFSEMESHGVEPNDITFVSIFHACSHSGLVVEGKKYFNKMVHDFGIVPKMEHYGCLVDLLGRAGHLDEAHNIIENMPMRPNTIIWGALLAACKLHKNLALGEVAARKILELDPQNCGYSVLKSNIYASAKRWNDVTSVREAMSHSGMKKEPGLSWIEVSGSVHHFKSGDKACTQTTKVYEMVTEMCIKLRESGYTPNTAAVLLNIDEEEKESALSYHSEKLATAFGLISTAPGTPIRIVKNLRICDDCHAATKLLSKIYGRTIIVRDRNRFHHFSEGYCSCMGYW